Proteins from a genomic interval of Sporolactobacillus sp. Y61:
- a CDS encoding YqhG family protein, with protein MQPAAINQYLNRFFTVSGCRLLPETNGHVLSVKLTEEMDKILMNRPFYWHYIKQTGGTGETVTLRLRTNPHSDQDGEFIYFGAPRLHQIFDAARQLGSFIRLYQSPRNTSSAALEPWLCMNMRISYQCDLKKERLCSAGLQLINGTLIDGFRDAIRELPLSPKIPDYSYTLSPLIKIKSGMLRIESFIRSTLADESKDWAEEAGRKWAVDQRLLDAFYESEEDKPEPYFQEKEALRQQYQPKIQIQLINAGLFYLQSSSFLPGKS; from the coding sequence ATGCAGCCGGCAGCCATTAATCAGTACCTTAATCGCTTTTTTACCGTTTCAGGATGCCGCCTGCTTCCTGAAACCAATGGTCATGTTCTCTCGGTAAAATTAACGGAAGAAATGGATAAAATTCTGATGAACCGGCCATTTTACTGGCACTATATCAAACAGACAGGAGGAACAGGCGAAACCGTAACACTTCGATTGCGGACCAATCCCCATTCCGATCAGGATGGAGAGTTCATTTACTTCGGTGCACCGCGCCTCCATCAGATTTTTGATGCCGCCAGACAGCTTGGGTCCTTCATTCGCTTATATCAGAGTCCACGGAACACCTCTTCTGCTGCACTGGAACCCTGGCTGTGCATGAACATGCGCATCAGTTATCAGTGTGACCTGAAAAAAGAGCGACTCTGTTCCGCCGGACTGCAACTGATCAACGGTACGTTAATCGATGGTTTTCGTGATGCCATCCGTGAACTACCTCTGTCCCCCAAAATACCTGATTACAGTTATACACTCAGTCCTCTGATCAAAATCAAAAGCGGCATGCTGCGAATCGAATCCTTTATCCGATCAACACTGGCCGATGAATCAAAAGACTGGGCAGAAGAAGCCGGAAGAAAATGGGCAGTCGATCAGCGTCTTCTGGACGCTTTTTACGAATCTGAAGAGGATAAACCCGAGCCTTATTTTCAGGAAAAAGAAGCACTTCGCCAGCAGTATCAGCCAAAAATTCAAATCCAGCTGATTAATGCGGGGCTGTTTTATCTGCAGTCTTCATCTTTTCTCCCTGGGAAATCATAA
- a CDS encoding type II secretion system F family protein has product MIESGTLVLRREEYKEKMGRLMRYPIILIWCLSMILLIISRFVLPSFLRLYQSFSIELPQIMKILILLSGRSETIFAAGLLSALILLCAYLTFKRLPIGKKINCLIPFPFIGYFVRSYLTQQMCFQLGHLLSAGLSIRDSVASMTEKGTTSFLEHEAKRMGRLLEEGIELDKALETAGYYLSDFSSVVRHGERNGFLDHALQRYGMTVMKRSDQKIQTLMSCIQPVLLLLIGGFILGLFASVLIPVFEIINGL; this is encoded by the coding sequence TTGATTGAGAGTGGGACCCTGGTACTCAGACGTGAGGAATATAAGGAGAAAATGGGCAGGCTGATGCGTTACCCGATTATCCTGATCTGGTGTCTGAGTATGATTCTGCTGATTATCAGCCGATTCGTTCTCCCCAGTTTTCTGAGGCTCTATCAGTCCTTTTCCATTGAACTTCCGCAGATTATGAAAATACTGATCCTGTTATCCGGTCGGTCCGAGACCATTTTTGCTGCAGGTTTGCTGAGCGCCCTCATCCTGCTGTGCGCTTATCTGACGTTTAAACGTTTACCGATTGGAAAAAAGATAAATTGCCTGATTCCTTTTCCCTTCATCGGTTATTTTGTCAGGTCTTATCTGACGCAGCAAATGTGTTTTCAACTGGGCCATTTATTAAGCGCCGGTTTATCTATTCGGGATTCTGTTGCCAGTATGACTGAAAAAGGGACCACGTCGTTTCTTGAACATGAAGCAAAACGGATGGGCAGATTGCTCGAAGAAGGTATCGAACTGGATAAAGCGTTAGAAACGGCAGGGTATTATCTTTCTGATTTTTCTTCCGTGGTAAGACACGGTGAACGAAACGGTTTTCTTGATCATGCCCTTCAGCGATACGGTATGACCGTTATGAAGAGATCAGACCAGAAAATACAAACCCTGATGTCCTGTATCCAGCCGGTTCTTCTCCTGCTTATCGGTGGATTTATCCTGGGCCTGTTTGCATCAGTTCTGATTCCTGTCTTTGAGATCATTAACGGATTATGA